The Gemmatimonadaceae bacterium genome includes a window with the following:
- a CDS encoding FAD-dependent monooxygenase: protein MPIGAPALRTRDAEVLVVGGGPAGSATACFLARAGVDVCILDRARFPRDKPCAEYLSPQASRILDEMGALETIERAGAAQLHGMRVRAPNGAVIHGEFVASHGFRGFRDRGLALPRRELDAILLDRARAAGARVVEGAKVRDVLRAGEGRIVGVEGNMDGGRRSWRAELTVGADGLHSVVARRLGLTSRGRFPRRVAVVAHYGGVDGVGRFGEMHVERDGYLGLADVGRGHTNVAVVVPQRDARAIAGNAGAFLDAWIARHAHLAARFAHATRLTTPRATGPFNQRARRAWAPGSALVGDAADFFDPFTGEGIHTALHGGELLTPYAFEGVRAATHRSRDIALAAYDRALNDVLRGKRIVERAVGTAVAYPALFNRAAQVLSRRRDMADLLVGVTGDFVPPREVLRPGFLWRLFTGA, encoded by the coding sequence ATGCCTATCGGCGCCCCCGCCCTCCGCACGCGCGACGCCGAGGTGCTGGTGGTCGGCGGTGGCCCCGCCGGCTCGGCGACCGCCTGCTTCCTTGCACGCGCCGGCGTCGACGTCTGCATCCTCGACCGCGCGCGCTTCCCGCGCGACAAGCCGTGCGCCGAGTACCTCTCGCCGCAGGCGTCGCGCATCCTGGACGAGATGGGGGCGCTGGAAACGATCGAGCGCGCGGGGGCGGCGCAGCTGCACGGTATGCGCGTGCGCGCCCCGAATGGCGCGGTGATCCACGGCGAGTTTGTCGCCTCGCACGGATTCCGCGGCTTTCGCGACCGCGGCCTCGCCCTCCCGCGTCGTGAGCTCGATGCCATCCTGCTGGATCGCGCGCGCGCCGCCGGCGCCCGCGTGGTGGAAGGGGCCAAGGTGCGCGATGTGCTGCGCGCGGGCGAAGGGCGCATCGTTGGCGTGGAAGGCAACATGGATGGGGGGCGGCGCAGCTGGCGCGCCGAGCTCACGGTTGGCGCCGACGGACTGCACTCGGTGGTGGCTCGGCGGCTGGGCCTAACGAGCCGCGGGCGCTTTCCCCGGCGCGTGGCCGTGGTGGCGCACTATGGCGGTGTGGACGGCGTGGGGCGCTTCGGCGAGATGCACGTCGAACGGGACGGTTACCTGGGGCTGGCCGACGTGGGGCGCGGGCACACCAACGTGGCGGTGGTGGTGCCGCAACGCGACGCGCGGGCCATCGCGGGCAACGCGGGCGCCTTTCTCGACGCATGGATCGCCCGCCACGCGCACCTGGCCGCACGCTTCGCGCACGCCACGCGCCTAACGACTCCGCGCGCCACGGGCCCCTTCAACCAGCGCGCGCGCCGTGCCTGGGCCCCCGGGAGCGCCCTGGTCGGCGACGCCGCCGACTTCTTCGACCCGTTCACCGGCGAGGGGATCCACACCGCGCTGCACGGCGGCGAACTCCTCACCCCCTACGCATTCGAGGGGGTGCGCGCCGCCACGCACCGCTCGCGCGACATTGCCCTCGCCGCCTACGACCGCGCGCTGAACGACGTGCTGCGCGGCAAGCGCATCGTGGAACGCGCCGTGGGCACCGCCGTCGCCTATCCCGCGTTGTTCAACCGGGCCGCGCAGGTCCTCTCGCGTCGTCGCGACATGGCCGACCTTCTCGTCGGCGTCACGGGCGACTTTGTCCCGCCGCGTGAAGTGCTGCGCCCCGGCTTCCTCTGGCGCCTGTTCACCGGCGCCTGA
- a CDS encoding amino acid permease, which yields MLDAGGAAPTTDASQLRRELGVFSAALLVVGGIIGSGIFFTPAEVARALPNATTIFSVWVLGGFLALAGALTYAELGAMLPDAGGPYVYIRHAFGSLPAFLYGWMNLLSIASGAIAAVAMGFAGYLGRFVDLAPAGGPIGVAAATIIVLSLTNILGIRPGAALQNVLTAAKIAALAALIVGGFVLWTSIGAPLPVPNAPAPRESLVTGFAAAFVAVLFTIGGWQQMNMVAGEIRDPERTIPKALFIGILIVIAIYLGANAVYLHALGRDGLAASQAVAADTASRLVGSAGASFITIAAMISILGFVNVAILANARIPYALARDGVFFESVGRVHPQFGTPHIAITLCGGWALVLLFATKGGIGDLLSGVVFADWIFFGLGAASVFQLRRTRPEARRPYRAWGYPIVPALFVVAAGFGVLSAFLAAPRTSAAGTVMLVVGVFVHRLFSRRNGSRVAGDMR from the coding sequence TTGCTTGACGCCGGAGGCGCGGCGCCGACCACGGACGCAAGCCAACTCCGGCGCGAACTGGGCGTCTTCTCCGCGGCACTCCTCGTCGTCGGCGGCATCATCGGGAGCGGGATCTTCTTCACCCCCGCCGAGGTGGCGCGCGCGCTCCCCAACGCGACGACGATCTTCTCGGTCTGGGTGCTGGGCGGCTTCCTGGCACTCGCCGGCGCGCTGACGTACGCGGAACTGGGGGCCATGCTCCCCGACGCCGGCGGACCGTACGTCTACATCCGCCACGCCTTCGGTTCGCTCCCCGCCTTCCTGTATGGATGGATGAACCTCCTGAGCATTGCCTCGGGAGCCATCGCCGCGGTTGCCATGGGCTTTGCCGGCTACCTGGGGCGCTTCGTCGACCTTGCCCCTGCGGGTGGGCCCATCGGCGTCGCGGCGGCTACCATCATCGTCCTGTCGCTCACCAACATCCTCGGCATTCGCCCCGGGGCGGCGCTCCAGAACGTGCTCACCGCGGCCAAGATCGCCGCGCTCGCCGCACTAATCGTCGGCGGCTTCGTCCTCTGGACGTCAATCGGGGCGCCGCTCCCGGTGCCAAACGCACCGGCTCCGCGCGAGTCGCTGGTGACAGGGTTCGCCGCGGCCTTCGTCGCCGTCCTGTTCACCATTGGCGGGTGGCAGCAGATGAACATGGTCGCCGGGGAGATTCGGGATCCCGAGCGCACCATCCCCAAGGCGCTGTTCATCGGGATCCTCATCGTGATCGCGATCTACCTGGGGGCCAACGCCGTCTACCTGCACGCTCTCGGGCGCGACGGGTTGGCGGCGAGCCAGGCGGTCGCTGCCGACACCGCCTCCCGGCTCGTGGGGTCGGCCGGTGCGTCGTTCATCACCATCGCGGCGATGATCTCCATCCTCGGCTTCGTGAACGTGGCCATCCTGGCCAACGCGCGCATTCCCTACGCCTTGGCGCGCGACGGAGTCTTCTTCGAGTCGGTCGGGAGGGTGCACCCCCAATTCGGGACGCCGCACATCGCCATCACCCTGTGTGGCGGCTGGGCGCTGGTGCTCCTGTTTGCCACCAAGGGTGGGATCGGCGACCTCCTGAGCGGGGTGGTCTTCGCCGACTGGATCTTCTTCGGCCTCGGGGCGGCGTCGGTCTTCCAGCTTCGGCGGACTCGCCCGGAGGCTCGGCGCCCGTACCGTGCGTGGGGCTATCCGATCGTTCCGGCGCTCTTTGTGGTCGCGGCGGGTTTTGGAGTGCTGAGCGCCTTCCTCGCTGCACCTCGGACGTCAGCGGCCGGAACGGTGATGCTGGTGGTGGGCGTTTTCGTTCACCGATTGTTCAGCAGGAGAAACGGCAGTCGTGTAGCGGGCGATATGCGTTGA
- a CDS encoding amino acid permease: MPTPPSAGSTTGGAASAASSNATPSGGGLPRRIGLWSAVAVCIGSTIGSGIFRSPAGIADKIPGPLPLLSVWVVGGVFAMCGALTLAEVASYIPQTGGFYAFLREGWGRLYAFLFGWGQLTVVRAAALGAIAITFAEYFMRVIGFDPTVAPYDQYARFVAAGAIAFTAVLNIVGVRWGTLITNITTVAKFGGLAFIVVVALALGIPQTGGHFTPLVPEGSFVPASAGLALVSTLWAYDGWGDVSYVAGEVKDPQRNLPRALIGGTMAVIVIYCLANLAYLAVLPVEQIRTSKLVAADVAQVVLGRPGVVLVSVTVMLSTFGTLSAVLLTSPRVLFAMADDGMLFKPVAAVHPKYKTPYVAISLVALLGLVYVLFLTFEKLADTFVIAMLPFYALGVAAVYRLRARPGYVPQFKTPGYPVVPAVFLASVVILLVNALLDAGSRPWVAGIYAVLLAGVPVWMVFFRTPRSGARAT; this comes from the coding sequence ATGCCGACACCCCCCTCCGCAGGCTCGACAACAGGCGGCGCCGCAAGCGCCGCATCGTCCAACGCAACGCCATCGGGCGGCGGGCTCCCGCGCCGCATCGGGCTCTGGAGCGCGGTGGCGGTGTGCATCGGGTCGACGATCGGTTCGGGGATCTTCCGGTCGCCGGCCGGGATCGCCGACAAGATCCCCGGCCCGCTCCCCCTTCTCTCGGTCTGGGTGGTGGGAGGCGTCTTTGCGATGTGCGGTGCGCTGACGCTGGCCGAGGTGGCGTCGTACATCCCGCAGACCGGTGGCTTCTACGCCTTCTTGCGCGAGGGATGGGGGCGGCTCTATGCCTTCCTCTTCGGCTGGGGGCAACTGACGGTGGTGCGCGCCGCCGCGTTAGGCGCGATCGCCATCACGTTCGCCGAGTACTTCATGCGGGTGATCGGATTCGACCCGACGGTGGCGCCGTACGACCAGTACGCGCGCTTCGTGGCGGCGGGGGCGATTGCCTTCACGGCCGTGCTCAACATCGTCGGCGTGCGCTGGGGGACGCTGATCACCAACATCACGACGGTGGCCAAGTTCGGCGGGCTGGCCTTCATCGTCGTCGTGGCGCTGGCGTTAGGCATTCCACAGACCGGCGGCCACTTCACCCCGCTCGTCCCCGAGGGGAGCTTCGTCCCGGCGAGCGCGGGGCTGGCGCTCGTCTCGACGCTGTGGGCGTACGACGGCTGGGGCGATGTGTCGTACGTGGCGGGCGAGGTGAAGGACCCGCAGCGCAACCTGCCGCGCGCGCTCATCGGCGGGACGATGGCGGTGATCGTGATCTACTGCCTGGCGAACCTGGCGTATCTCGCGGTGCTCCCGGTGGAGCAGATCCGCACCTCCAAGCTGGTGGCCGCCGACGTGGCGCAGGTGGTGCTGGGGCGCCCCGGCGTGGTGCTCGTCTCGGTGACCGTGATGCTGTCGACCTTTGGGACGCTGAGCGCCGTCCTGCTCACGTCGCCGCGCGTCTTGTTCGCCATGGCCGACGACGGGATGCTGTTCAAGCCGGTGGCGGCGGTGCACCCGAAATACAAGACGCCCTATGTCGCCATCTCGCTGGTGGCGCTGCTCGGGCTGGTGTACGTCCTCTTTCTCACCTTCGAGAAGCTGGCCGACACCTTCGTGATCGCGATGCTCCCCTTCTACGCGCTGGGGGTGGCGGCGGTGTACCGCCTGCGCGCGCGTCCGGGGTATGTCCCGCAGTTCAAGACCCCCGGCTATCCGGTCGTCCCGGCCGTCTTTCTCGCCTCGGTCGTGATCCTGCTGGTGAACGCCCTGCTGGATGCGGGAAGCCGCCCGTGGGTGGCGGGGATTTACGCGGTCCTGCTCGCCGGGGTCCCGGTCTGGATGGTGTTCTTCCGGACACCACGTTCCGGGGCGCGGGCGACGTGA
- a CDS encoding aminopeptidase P family protein: MPRLSPESLPEIQRAIADAGLDGWLLYDFRGTNPIAQDFLGFGHLHLSRRIFVLVPRIGVPVAITHNIEQGAWKGWPAGWRRERYSSWRALESLLHEIVGDKRVAMEYSAGDAVPYLDRIPAGTLEMVRAAGATVVSSSELVSRFYACWSNDDLLAHRRAAEHIAGIAHEAFLHAGSMARAGTPIAEHVLQSRMMDAFARAGLETYSPPNVSVGANAADPHYAPSADNPKVITVGNVVLIDLWAREAGRPYADQTWMAIIGAPSARVVELWNVVRDARDAAIALLEREIAAGRDVRGADVDDATRAVIVKAGLGDYFTHRTGHSIDSREIHGSGPNLDNLETRDERLLIPGVGFSIEPGVYFPGDVGLRTEVNAYIGDGALVVTPVEIQRELIVA, encoded by the coding sequence ATGCCTCGCCTGAGCCCCGAGTCGCTCCCCGAGATCCAGCGCGCGATTGCCGATGCCGGGCTCGATGGCTGGCTGCTCTACGACTTCCGCGGCACCAACCCCATCGCGCAGGACTTCCTGGGCTTCGGGCACTTGCACCTGTCGCGGCGCATCTTTGTCCTCGTGCCGCGCATCGGGGTCCCGGTCGCCATCACGCACAACATCGAGCAGGGAGCGTGGAAGGGGTGGCCCGCCGGCTGGCGGCGCGAACGCTACTCGTCCTGGCGCGCGCTGGAATCGCTCCTGCACGAGATCGTTGGGGACAAGCGCGTGGCGATGGAGTACTCGGCCGGCGATGCCGTCCCATATCTCGATCGCATCCCCGCCGGCACGCTGGAAATGGTGCGCGCCGCCGGCGCCACGGTGGTCTCCTCGAGCGAGCTGGTGTCGCGCTTCTACGCCTGCTGGAGCAACGACGACCTCCTGGCCCATCGCCGCGCCGCCGAACACATCGCCGGCATCGCCCACGAGGCCTTCCTGCACGCCGGTTCCATGGCGCGCGCCGGCACCCCCATCGCCGAGCACGTGCTGCAGTCCCGCATGATGGACGCCTTTGCCCGCGCCGGCCTCGAGACCTACTCGCCGCCTAACGTGTCGGTCGGCGCCAACGCCGCCGATCCGCACTACGCCCCCTCGGCCGACAATCCCAAGGTCATCACCGTCGGCAACGTCGTCCTCATCGACCTGTGGGCGCGCGAGGCCGGCCGCCCGTATGCCGACCAGACGTGGATGGCCATTATCGGCGCGCCGAGCGCGCGCGTCGTCGAACTGTGGAACGTGGTCCGCGACGCGCGCGACGCCGCCATCGCGCTCCTGGAGCGCGAAATCGCCGCCGGTCGCGACGTGCGCGGCGCCGACGTCGACGATGCAACGCGCGCCGTCATCGTGAAGGCCGGGCTGGGCGACTACTTCACGCACCGTACCGGCCACTCGATCGACTCGCGCGAGATCCACGGCTCCGGCCCCAACCTCGACAACCTCGAGACGCGCGACGAACGCCTCCTCATCCCCGGCGTCGGCTTCTCCATCGAACCCGGTGTCTACTTCCCGGGCGATGTCGGGCTCCGCACCGAGGTCAACGCCTACATCGGCGACGGCGCCCTCGTCGTCACACCGGTCGAGATCCAGCGCGAGCTGATCGTTGCTTGA
- a CDS encoding DUF92 domain-containing protein, with amino-acid sequence MTLLTRTLAGLALAAAIALAARRARALTPSGAWSALLVGTVATAAGWGWCAVLLTFFVPSTLLSRWRRAAKERVTGGIVDKGGERDAWQVIANGGVFALCAVGAIVSPAPQWTLAGLGALAGATADTWATEIGTAIGGVPRTLRGWRPVPPGTSGAVTTTGTLAMIAGALVLGTVAHLGGFDLQVVVSTTLGGIGGALADTVLGATVQERRWCSHCREATERRVHDCGRETQRRSGVAGVDNDVVNLTSSLAGGVVALLAGGVWG; translated from the coding sequence ATGACGCTTCTCACTCGAACCCTGGCCGGACTCGCGCTCGCCGCAGCCATTGCGCTGGCGGCGCGACGCGCGCGCGCACTCACCCCGTCGGGTGCGTGGAGCGCGTTGCTGGTCGGGACGGTGGCAACGGCCGCCGGGTGGGGATGGTGCGCGGTGCTCCTCACCTTCTTCGTTCCGTCCACGCTCCTGTCGCGCTGGCGTCGCGCCGCCAAGGAGCGCGTCACCGGCGGCATTGTCGACAAGGGGGGCGAGCGCGACGCGTGGCAGGTGATTGCAAACGGCGGCGTCTTTGCGCTCTGCGCCGTTGGGGCGATCGTCTCGCCGGCGCCACAGTGGACGCTGGCGGGGCTTGGCGCGCTGGCCGGCGCCACGGCCGACACCTGGGCCACCGAGATTGGCACCGCGATAGGGGGCGTGCCGCGCACGCTGCGTGGATGGCGCCCCGTTCCCCCGGGTACATCGGGGGCGGTGACGACCACTGGCACGCTCGCCATGATCGCCGGGGCGCTCGTGCTCGGAACCGTTGCGCATCTCGGCGGCTTCGATCTACAGGTAGTGGTGTCGACCACGCTCGGCGGGATTGGCGGCGCGCTGGCCGATACCGTGCTGGGTGCCACCGTGCAGGAACGGCGCTGGTGCTCGCACTGCCGCGAGGCCACGGAGCGGCGCGTGCACGACTGCGGCCGCGAGACGCAACGGCGCAGCGGCGTGGCGGGGGTGGACAACGACGTCGTGAACCTAACGAGCAGCCTGGCGGGAGGCGTCGTGGCGCTCCTCGCCGGCGGGGTGTGGGGATGA
- a CDS encoding flavin reductase family protein, with translation MPLDSDLFRSVLGRFASGVTVVTTRDAAGHDHGMTVSAFTSLSLSPPLILVCIDRHASIYQPLREAEWIAVNVLSASQEALSRRFSRTEAEARFDGIGFSRSRRGAPVLDDVLAVLECHVTARHDEGDHTILVAEVEDANARDERPLLYYRGGYAQLER, from the coding sequence ATGCCCCTCGATTCCGATCTCTTTCGCAGCGTACTGGGCCGCTTCGCGTCAGGCGTCACGGTCGTGACCACCCGCGATGCCGCCGGGCACGACCATGGCATGACGGTGAGCGCCTTCACGTCGCTGTCGCTCTCGCCGCCGCTCATCCTCGTCTGCATCGATCGCCACGCGTCGATCTACCAGCCGCTCCGCGAGGCCGAGTGGATCGCGGTGAACGTGCTCAGCGCGTCGCAGGAGGCACTCTCGCGCCGCTTCTCGCGCACGGAGGCCGAGGCGCGCTTCGACGGCATCGGCTTCTCGCGCTCGCGGCGCGGCGCGCCGGTGCTCGACGACGTCCTCGCCGTGCTCGAGTGCCACGTCACGGCGCGTCACGACGAGGGCGACCACACGATCCTCGTGGCCGAGGTGGAAGACGCCAACGCCCGCGACGAACGCCCGCTCCTGTACTACCGCGGCGGCTACGCGCAGTTGGAGCGCTGA
- a CDS encoding protoheme IX farnesyltransferase, with product MSGTLSSPASTPASSSASTPVVPDRPVSPVRDFVSLTKPRIISLLLVTTVAPMYVAGSPSWLQVLIVSIGGYLMAGGANAVNMYMDRDIDDVMSRTRLRPIPSGRMHAISVLAFGVALAVFATWLLGHFVNVLTAALALGGFYFYVFIYTRWLKRTSPQNIVIGGAAGAFPPLVGWAAVTGSVDLLALYLFLIVFYWTPPHFWALALLKQKDYGKAGVPMAPLLWGERETMNQMLWYTLILVPLTILPVAFGAFGLPYLACAVVLGALLLHGVLRIRREAVWTKAAWWTYKYSLLYLALLFVAMVLDRRLAAPLTGAN from the coding sequence ATGAGCGGGACGCTCTCCTCGCCGGCGTCGACGCCGGCTTCGTCGTCGGCATCGACGCCTGTGGTGCCAGACCGCCCAGTATCGCCGGTGCGCGACTTCGTCTCGCTCACCAAGCCGCGCATCATCTCGCTCCTCCTCGTCACAACCGTCGCCCCGATGTACGTCGCCGGGTCGCCGTCGTGGCTCCAGGTCCTGATCGTCTCGATTGGCGGCTACCTGATGGCGGGGGGCGCCAACGCGGTGAACATGTACATGGACCGCGACATCGACGACGTCATGTCGCGCACGCGTCTGCGCCCCATCCCGTCGGGGCGCATGCACGCCATCTCGGTGCTCGCCTTTGGCGTGGCGCTGGCCGTCTTCGCCACCTGGCTGCTGGGGCACTTCGTCAACGTCCTCACGGCGGCGCTGGCGTTAGGCGGCTTCTACTTCTACGTCTTCATCTATACGCGCTGGCTCAAGCGCACGTCGCCGCAGAACATCGTGATTGGCGGCGCGGCGGGCGCCTTCCCGCCGCTGGTGGGGTGGGCGGCGGTCACGGGGAGCGTCGATCTCCTGGCGCTGTACCTCTTCCTCATCGTCTTCTACTGGACGCCGCCTCACTTCTGGGCGCTGGCGCTCCTAAAGCAGAAGGACTACGGCAAGGCGGGGGTCCCCATGGCCCCCCTCCTCTGGGGCGAGCGCGAAACGATGAACCAGATGCTCTGGTACACGCTCATCCTCGTCCCGCTCACGATCCTCCCGGTCGCCTTCGGCGCCTTTGGCCTCCCGTACCTGGCCTGCGCCGTCGTGCTGGGCGCGCTCCTGCTCCACGGCGTCCTGCGCATTCGGCGCGAGGCCGTCTGGACCAAGGCGGCGTGGTGGACGTACAAGTATTCGTTGCTGTACCTCGCGCTCCTCTTCGTCGCGATGGTGCTGGACCGGCGGCTCGCCGCACCCCTCACGGGCGCGAACTGA